In a single window of the Bactrocera dorsalis isolate Fly_Bdor chromosome 2, ASM2337382v1, whole genome shotgun sequence genome:
- the LOC105231811 gene encoding uncharacterized protein LOC105231811 — MLAYTKFLLCVLLAGVATAADTSKPTTTKPISITTEVIESSKDPQANAATTTPLADGTTEQREAQFEMIAQRMDISSTLDDNNEYHYLCTVGKKRTQNVMCFAEDNTRWETPHDVNLKLRCPKSGTGYEIAFAQVDVWMTSNDLDCRVIEGGVGYGSIGLQLTAYKTNTFRYIADVFSV; from the exons ATGCTTGCCTACACAAAATTTTTGCTGTGCGTGCTATTGGCTGGTGTGGCCACCGCTGCGGATACGTCAAAGCCAACAACCACCAAACCCATTTCCATTACAACGGAAGTCATTGAATCATCAAAGGATCCTCAAGCGAATGCAGCGACGACAACGCCTTTGGCCGATGGCACCACCGAGCAACGCGAAGCGCAATTCGAGATGATCGCACAACGCATGGACATCAGCAGCACTTTGGACGATAACAACGAGTATCATTACCTCTGCACGGTGGGCAAAAAGCGCACCC AGAACGTTATGTGCTTCGCCGAGGACAACACGCGCTGGGAGACACCGCACGATGTGAACTTAAAACTGCGTTGCCCCAAATCGGGCACTGGTTATGAGATCGCGTTCGCGCAAGTGGATGTCTGGATGACCTCCAATGATTTGGATTGTCGTGTAATTGAGGGCGGTGTGGGTTATGGATCTATTGGTCTACAGCTGACCGCCTATAAAACAAATACGTTCCGTTATATTGCTGACGTGTTTTCGGTTTGA
- the LOC105231810 gene encoding beta-mannosidase, with protein MKMFAAFSVLLYAITALFGLTNIFLACGDKVSVVELTTLWTLSNQNGSITKSGLKIPISVYSALSSEYGDVLQSKNDVDLRWIAYDNWTFTKHFNVEEEDFANVNAINLTIYGIDTVSTIRLNGIHIGKTDNMFMRYNFDVLRLLKQENILEIEIQSPIWRAKALANEQAPWIKVPPECPPESFRGECHRNLLRKMQMSFGSDVGPAVPSMGIWKTIALEYYEVAILRVVDIAVVPNTTHWIMDVHAFFDTSLSYDFFGNITLFAPDLLDENPHDVGLKTISYQAPKVSFEVPVPKESVKLWWPNGYGEPNLFPIFVSANCWAKTDKPQLLAKTVSEKLVYIGFRTVELVEDPEEGQGRTFYFKVNSVPIFIKGATYLPADILPEKYDDAENVEYILRSAQEANMNMIRVWGGGLYESKTFYDTADKLGLLVWQDMAFTNATYPASDLFLDSIRVETSQNAKFLASHPSLILIVTNDEIELFLVTHKNDFGSELEYERLENEYKQLFMGTIKPELNVISRNSFDPRPGPMISTPSKGIEENKKDLPLDLQSINYGDVHFWEEDLDGCDPDIYPRARFVSEYGFQSMPAITSWNLTMTTNDSISDLIKHRQHNPLGMTPMLQLIERHIPFRASSWEQDINDLVYFSQLTQAMAVKTATDVFRSQSVIRRTMGAIYWHLNDVWVAPTWSSIDYYGNFKLLYYWSKEFFAPLYIVALNDANNTSINITLIREEYTEYSDARKYVETINFYYWDKLISRKSITRDEVLETNSAEMRSVPLDEIISSPFTVNNCFLEFTLSNTNGEVLASTFFLPTNMKNIVGITDPKITVEISWRYCNDDALSLKRQIAYSLLVRINSPALYVFIQIVHPQIKRYKLSHNGFIQADPVKIVHLEYEHASECMSISNENIKVQTMNQYLLADAAKKAQNATSARRRRRRKLDL; from the exons atgaaaatgtttgCTGCTTTTAGTGTACTTTTATATGCAATAACCGCTTTATTTGGTctgacaaatatttttctggcGTGTGGCGACAAAGTTAGTGTAGTGGAGTTGACCACTTTGTGGACGTTGAGCAATCAAAATGGCT CAATAACAAAATCAGGACTCAAAATTCCCATAAGTGTTTACTCGGCGCTGAGCTCAGAATACGGTGATGTATTGCAGTCGAAAAACGATGTAGATCTGCGTTGGATCGCTTACGATAATTGGACCTTTACAAAGCATTTTAATG TCGAAGAAGAAGACTTTGCTAATGTAAACGCGATCAATCTGACGATCTACGGCATTGACACAGTGTCGACCATACGACTAAATGGCATACATATTGGCAAAACGGACAATATGTTCATGCGTTACAATTTCGATGTGCTGCGTCTGTTAAAGCAAGAAAATATATTGGAAATAGAAATCCAATCACCTATTTGGAGAGCCAAAGCGCTGGCGAACGAACAAGCGCCATGGATTAAAGTGCCACCAGAATGTCCACCGGAGTCTTTTAGAGGCGAATGTCATCGGAATCTGTTGCGTAAGATGCAGATGAGTTTTGGCAGTGATGTGGGACCAGCAGTGCCCTCAATGGGTATATG GAAAACTATAGCTTTGGAGTATTATGAGGTCGCCATTTTGCGTGTAGTCGATATTGCCGTGGTGCCTAATACTACGCACTGGATCATGGATGTGCATGCTTTCTTTGATACGAGTCTATCGTATGACTTCTTtggaaatattactttatttgcaCC CGACCTATTAGATGAAAATCCACATGACGTTGGTCTAAAAACTATAAGTTACCAAGCGCCTAAAGTCTCATTCGAAGTACCGGTGCCCAAG GAATCGGTCAAACTATGGTGGCCTAATGGCTATGGCGAACCGAATCTCTTCCCAATATTTGTGTCCGCGAACTGTTGGGCTAAGACAGACAAGCCACAATTGTTGGCAAAAAcggtttcagaaaaattagtttatattggTTTTAGAACTGTGGAATTAGTTGAGGATCCCGAAGAAG GACAGGGTCGCACATTCTACTTTAAGGTCAATAGTGTGCCAATTTTCATAAAGGGTGCGACATATCTACCCGCCGACATATTGCCCGAGAAGTATGATGACGCTGAAAACG TGGAATACATTTTGCGTTCGGCTCAGGAGGCGAATATGAATATGATACGTGTCTGGGGCGGTGGTCTTTATGAGTCAAAAACCTTCTACGACACCGCTGACAAGTTGGGTTTGCTGGTTTGGCAGGATATGGCATTCACTAATGCCACGTATCCAGCTTCTGACCTCTTCCTCGA ttcaaTACGTGTTGAAACATCGCAGAATGCCAAATTTCTCGCGTCACATCCATCCTTAATATTAATAGTGACCAACGATGAGATCGAATTGTTTCTGGTGACGCATAAAAATGATTTTGGCTCCGAGCTGGAATACGAACGCTTAGAAAACGAGTACAAACAACTATTCATGGGCACAATTAAACCGGAGCTAAATGTCATTTCACGCAATTCCTTTGATCCGCGCCCTGGACCAATGATCTCCACACCATCGAAGGGTATTGAGGAGAACAAGAAAGACTTGCCGCTCGATTTGCAGAGCATCAACTACGGCGATG TGCACTTTTGGGAGGAAGATCTCGATGGTTGCGATCCAGATATATACCCGCGCGCACGCTTTGTCAGCGAATATGGTTTTCAGAGTATGCCAGCAATCACCTCGTGGAATCTGACAATGACGACAAACGACAGCATCAGCGATTTGATCAAACATCGGCAGCACAACCCGCTTGGTATGACGCCGATGTTGCAGTTAATCGAACGGCATATACCATTCCGTGCCTCCAGCTGGGAACAGGACATCAACGACTTGGTCTACTTCAGTCAGCTTACGCAAGCTATGGCCGTTAAAACAGCCACCGACGTATTTCGCAGTCAGAGCGTAATTCGTCGTACGATGGGCGCCATTTATTGGCATTTAAATGATGTATGGGTGGCCCCCACCTGGTCTAGCATTGATTACTACGGCAATTTTAAG CTTCTTTACTATTGGTCCAAGGAATTCTTCGCTCCACTTTATATAGTCGCTTTGAATGATGCCAACAATACGAGCATCAATATAACGTTGATCAGAGAGGAGTACACGGAATATTCTGATGCGCGCAAATATGTTGAAACGATAAATTTCTACTATTGGGATAAATTGATTAGCAGAAAATCGATTACTCGTGATGAAGTTTTG GAGACAAATTCGGCGGAGATGCGCTCAGTGCCGCTAGATGAAATCATATCTTCTCCATTCACTGTTAATAACTGCTTTTTAGAATTTACGCTGAGTAACACTAACGGAGAAGTACTGGCGTCAACATTTTTCTTGCCCACGAATATGAAGAACATTGTGGGCATAACTGATCCGAAAATAACG GTCGAGATATCCTGGCGATATTGCAATGACGACGCGCTCTCGCTAAAACGCCAGATCGCTTATAGTCTCTTGGTACGTATCAATTCGCCAGCGCTGTACGTGTTCATACAAATCGTACATCCGCAAATCAAGAGATATAAACTCTCACATAACGGCTTCATACAAGCAGATCCCGTTAAAATCGTGCATTTGGAATATGAGCACGCGTCGGAATGTATGAGCATCTCGAATGAGAATATAAAAGTGCAAACCATGAACCAATATCTCTTGGCAGACGCGGCGAAAAAGGCGCAAAATGCAACGAGCGCACGAAGACGGCGACGCCGAAAACTGGACTTGTGA
- the LOC105231934 gene encoding beta-mannosidase — translation MILMRIAVLFSLSFASLLLGARSELVEVIDLNANWSITNQNLTVSKSNIQLPSGVYSVLYGEDVLNSYNDINMRWIALDNWTYTRTFKVSRNHLPKHLCNLTFHGIDTVAEIRLNNHVLGRTDNMFVRYSYDITKLLIEDNVIEVQLFSPILAAKKRAADFAVNATNYPPNCPSDRYHGECNVNMLRKMQSSFSWDFAPAVPSMGIWKGVYLECYDVAIIRDVDVVISRTKTHWKADMYVYLDVGGSEDFFAELKFYAFGLLEEPVIIKDYTKQRVLRKNPVIMFSQTFPLNSVIAWWPNGFGSQNLYTFNFVLNAWLGNEGPNIDSPTVSQKSIRIGFRTVELVEQEQANRNGYTFFFRINGEDIFIKGANYIPSHVLPEKMQEPERLKHLLTSARDANMNMLRIWGGGIYESDLFYELADTLGLLIWQDMTFASAMYPVDAAFLDSVRIEIVQNAHRIAYHPSLVVLAANSENELALAQNLYGTLVEQKRFEHEYRTLYVHNVIQQLKSMQHPARVSPLLSTPSIGKRGEKYNYIAPDPQSAQYGDVHFFVVHENGWNVNIYPTPRFVSEYGFQSLPRTAAWKRSMRAGDNLMDIMRHRQHHPMAMLPIVNLIRPNLPLPLTKDARYTDALIYFSQIAQAMALKVETEWYRSLRNTEHRTMGALYWQLNDVWVAPSWSTIDFLGNYKLAYYWSKEFLAPITIIALPDTNNNAINVTIACDQLEVSSETVHVTVQLFKYDKLTAVNYTKIDTSLKSNSATHIQSLAKSKIFTNDTTEKNTFLKFILHRGPIEISSTYFFPMSFNSAEGISDPELAYDLQWMHCIEKDQTYENAYTLKIGVKRPAFFVFIDIIHPKVGKFKLSQNGFVQTNPTTKVNVIFNAEECIILQNSNVIIKTMHEFIS, via the exons ATGATTTTAATGAGGATAGCAGTCCTCTTTAGTCTTAGTTTCGCAAGTTTGCTCCTTGGCGCGCGCTCGGAGCTGGTTGAAGTTATAGATCTCAATGCCAACTGGAGCATTACAAATCAAAATCTGA CGGTAAGCAAAAGTAATATTCAACTGCCATCGGGCGTCTATAGTGTGCTATATGGCGAGGATGTTTTGAACTCTTACAATGACATCAATATGCGTTGGATAGCGCTGGATAACTGGACTTATACGCGAACATTTAAAG TTTCTCGCAATCACTTGCCGAAGCACCTCTGCAATTTGACTTTCCACGGCATCGACACCGTCGCCGAGATTCGCCTGAACAACCATGTCTTAGGGCGCACCGACAACATGTTTGTGCGCTATAGTTACGACATAACCAAATTGCTGATCGAAGACAACGTCATCGAAGTACAACTATTCTCACCGATACTGGCGGCAAAGAAACGTGCCGCCGATTTCGCTGTTAATGCGACCAACTATCCGCCGAATTGTCCCTCAGATCGCTATCATGGCGAGTGCAATGTCAATATGCTGCGCAAGATGCAGTCCAGTTTTTCATGGGACTTTGCGCCGGCAGTACCTTCCATGGGAATTTG GAAAGGCGTATATTTGGAATGCTACGATGTGGCGATCATTCGCGATGTAGATGTGGTTATTAGCCGCACGAAAACGCACTGGAAAGCCGATATGTATGTGTACCTTGATGTGGGCGGATCAGAGGACTTCTTTGCAGAGCTCAAGTTCTACGCTTT tgGTCTCTTGGAGGAGCCGGTTATCATTAAGGACTACACAAAGCAACGCGTGTTGCGTAAGAATCCCGTTATAATGTTTTCACAAACTTTTCCCTTG AACTCCGTTATTGCTTGGTGGCCCAATGGCTTTGGCAGCCAAAATCTATACACTTTCAATTTTGTGCTCAATGCATGGCTAGGCAACGAAGGTCCAAATATAGATTCGCCAACAGTTTCGCAGAAGTCAATTCGGATCGGTTTTCGTACAGTAGAACTTGTGGAACAGGAGCAAGCAAATC GTAATGGCTATACATTCTTCTTCCGCATAAATGGCGAGGACATCTTTATAAAGGGCGCCAACTATATTCCATCGCATGTGCTGCCGGAGAAGATGCAAGAACCCGAACGAC TCAAGCACCTGCTTACTTCCGCCAGGGATGCCAATATGAATATGTTACGCATTTGGGGCGGTGGCATTTATGAATCCGATCTTTTCTACGAACTCGCTGACACATTAGGTTTGCTCATATGGCAGGATATGACCTTCGCAAGCGCCATGTATCCAGTTGATGCGGCTTTCCTTGACTCTGTACGCATCGAGATAGTGCAAAACGCACACCGCATCGCCTATCATCCTAGCTTGGTTGTATTGGCCGCCAACAGTGAGAACGAATTGGCCTTGGCTCAAAACCTGTACGGCACTTTGGTTGAACAGAAGCGCTTTGAGCATGAATACCGCACATTATATGTGCATAATGTGATACAACAACTAAAGTCAATGCAACATCCCGCACGCGTTTCGCCGCTGTTGTCAACACCTTCGATTGGTAAAAGAGGAGAGAAGTACAATTACATTGCGCCGGATCCGCAAAGTGCACAATATGGCGATG TCCACTTCTTTGTGGTCCACGAAAACGGTTGGAATGTCAATATCTACCCAACGCCGCGCTTTGTCTCCGAGTATGGCTTTCAGAGTTTACCGCGCACGGCAGCTTGGAAACGCAGCATGAGGGCCGGGGATAATTTAATGGATATAATGCGTCATCGTCAACATCACCCCATGGCCATGCTGCCGATTGTGAATTTGATACGTCCGAATTTGCCGTTACCGCTGACGAAGGACGCGCGTTATACCGACGCACTGATTTATTTCAGTCAAATCGCACAAGCAATGGCACTAAAAGTGGAAACCGAGTGGTACCGCAGTCTACGAAATACCGAACATCGTACCATGGGCGCACTCTACTGGCAGCTGAATGATGTCTGGGTCGCACCCTCCTGGTCCACAATTGATTTCTTAGGCAATTATAAG CTCGCTTACTATTGGTCTAAGGAATTCTTGGCGCCGATAACGATCATTGCTTTACccgacaccaacaacaatgctaTTAATGTAACGATTGCTTGCGACCAATTGGAAGTGAGCAGCGAAACTGTGCATGTAACGGTACAACTTTTCAAATATGACAAGCTGACCGCGGTGAATTATACCAAAATCGACACAAGCTTG AAGAGCAACAGCGCAACTCACATACAATCACTCGCCAAAAGCAAGATTTTCACCAATGACACCACCGAAAAGAACACATTCTTGAAGTTTATACTACATAGGGGACCCATTGAAATCTCGTCCACTTACTTCTTTCCAATGTCCTTTAATAGCGCTGAAGGAATCAGCGATCCTGAGCTGGCT TATGATCTACAATGGATGCACTGCATTGAAAAAGATCAGACCTACGAGAATGCCTATACTTTGAAGATCGGTGTAAAGCGACCAGCATTCTTCGTCTTCATTGATATTATTCATCCGAAGGTGGGAAAGTTTAAGCTATCACAAAACGGCTTTGTTCAAACGAATCCCACCACGAAGGTGAATGTAATATTCAACGCGGAAGAATGCATCATTCTACAAAATTCGAATGTGATAATTAAAACAATGCATGAATTTATTTCCTAA
- the LOC105231809 gene encoding xaa-Pro aminopeptidase 2, with protein sequence MSTAKWIWRLALSILVVLVTSSAANEPTGYFREVCKYRKGKLLRPVTEYRQRLHALREQMKIRSSLRGLEIDAYILPPYDEHLNQEMAENDKRVQYLTGFTGIGAFAVVTARSAAVWVDNRYVQQADAEIDCEWELYRLNDSVTITGWLSAKLYANQRVGADPHLVPHHLWMRWERELGNRLLVLSRINNNLLDMIWVDRPPASNFTIRVQELQFAGDKWEFKVDELRMKLQKFSCNAMIVTSLTEIAYLLNIRGLDLPYTPVVKSYLVVSHDEIFFYVDHSKMTQGIDFHLRTDCYNERCVKIREYNKVWSDLRTYAQIWKRVLVPGPCVNEEGASEAVYAALPSNIVYIEASPIIFMRAQKTPEEQRGMREAHVRDAAAICEAMSILENRFFIEQWTEEKVKYEIDRSRLSQNNARGLSKRSVVAFGEHSALPYYISSNVTDIEVTDQSLLVIESGGQYYEGTTDVSRTFIFGEPTADMKRAYTNVLAGILVLAKLRFPSNLRASGVDVLVRRLEWENMVDYPQTTGSGIGAYGAVKEPPISIAYGEEGSHGFLEGYFFSSEAGFYRPGEFGVRLKNVLEVVDTGKTHPNGMKFLEFRQVTLVPFEPKLIDPTLLNAMEKRYLNEYNAKVREFVGGELKRQGNMQAFHWMMNKTRHIREYLPEEEYRAARGSGNRTRSFLTVTVPALLLGLTVLGSFLKWLL encoded by the exons ATGTCGACAGCTAAATGGATTTGGCGATTGGCGTTGAGCATTCTAG TTGTGCTAGTCACCAGCTCAGCGGCCAATGAACCGACCGGATATTTTCGTGAGGTCTGCAAATATCGCAAGGGGAAATTG CTAAGACCTGTAACCGAATACCGGCAACGTCTGCATGCGTTGCGTGAACAAATGAAGATACGCTCCTCGCTGCGCGGTCTCGAGATCGATGCATACATATTACCACCTTACGATGAGCATTTGAATCAGGAAATGGCCGAAAATGACAAACGTGTGCAATATCTCACTGGTTTTACGGGTATCGGAGCATTTGCTGTCGTTACGGCGCGTTCGGCGGCGGTCTGGGTGGACAATCGCTATGTGCAGCAAGCCGATGCGGAAATCGACTGCGAATGGGAGCTTTATCGTCTGAACGATAGTGTAACGATAACGGGATGGCTTTCG gCTAAACTGTATGCAAATCAGCGCGTTGGTGCCGATCCACATCTTGTGCCGCACCATTTGTGGATGCGTTGGGAGCGCGAGCTGGGCAATCGGCTGCTGGTGCTTAGCAGAATCAATAACAATTTGCTGGATATGATATGGGTGGATCGTCCGCCAGCCTCTAATTTCACAATACGCGTGCAAGAACTACAGTTCGCCGGCGACAAGTGGGAGTTTAAAGTGGACGAGTTGAGAATGAAATTGCAGAAATTCAGTTGTAATGCCATGATCGTTACATCACTCACCGAGATAGCTTACTTGCTGAATATACGTGGACTGGACTTGCCATATACGCCGGTCGTGAAG TCCTACCTCGTAGTGAGCCACGATGAGATCTTCTTCTACGTGGACCATAGTAAAATGACACAGGGCATTGACTTCCATTTGCGTACCGACTGTTACAACGAACGTTGTgtgaa AATTCGTGAATACAACAAAGTGTGGAGCGATCTGCGTACCTATGCGCAAATCTGGAAACGTGTACTCGTACCGGGTCCATGTGTGAATGAAGAAGGTGCTTCTGAGGCCGTCTACGCGGCACTACCAAGCAATATAGTTTACATCGAGGCTTCGCCCATAATTTTTATGCGCGCGCAGAAAACGCCCGAAGAGCAGCGAGGCATGCGTGAGGCGCATGTGCGTGATGCCGCAGCCATTTGTGAAGCCATGAGCATTTTAGAGAACAGA TTCTTCATCGAGCAATGGACCGAGGAGAAGGTGAAATATGAGATCGATCGTTCGCGCCTCTCGCAGAATAATGCACGTGGTCTGTCGAAGCGCAGCGTTGTAGCTTTCGGCGAACATTCCGCATTACCGTACTACATTTCCAGCAATGTCACCGATATCGAAGTCACCGACCAGAGTTTATTGGTCATTGAATCGGGTGGCCAATATTACGAGGGTACAACCGATGTATCGCGTACGTTTATTTTCGGTGAACCGACGGCCGACATGAAACGCGCCTATACGAATGTGTTGGCTGGTATTTTGGTGCTGGCAAAGTTACGGTTTCCCTCCAATTTACGTGCATCCGGTGTGGATGTTTTGGTGCGTCGCTTGGAGTGGGAAAATATGGTGGATTATCCACAGACGACGGGTAGCGGTATAGGCGCCTACGGAGCGGTTAAGGAAC CTCCAATTTCTATTGCTTACGGCGAAGAAGGCTCCCATGGTTTTCTGGAGGGCTATTTCTTTTCAAGCG agGCTGGTTTCTATCGACCTGGCGAGTTTGGTGTACGGCTAAAAAATGTGCTGGAAGTAGTCGACACAGGCAAGACGCATCCAAATGGCATGAAATTCCTGGAATTTCGCCAAGTAACTTTGGTGCCCTTTGAGCCAAAGTTAATCGATCCAACGCTTTTAAATGCAATGGAG AAACGTTACCTCAACGAGTACAATGCGAAAGTGCGCGAATTTGTCGGTGGCGAGTTGAAACGCCAGGGCAACATGCAGGCCTTCCACTGGATGATGAATAAGACCCGCCACATACGCGAGTATCTGCCGGAAGAGGAATATCGTGCGGCGCGTGGTTCGGGCAATCGTACACGCAGCTTTCTTACTGTGACAGTTCCAGCGCTGTTGTTGGGCTTAACCGTTTTAGGCAGCTTCCTAAAGTGGTTGCTCTAG